Part of the Maridesulfovibrio sp. genome, TTTTATGTTATAAACCACCATCCTTTTCGGCGAAGCCGCCTTGCCCTGCTTCGCTGCTCAATCAAAAAAGTATGTCCTTACAATGGAGGGAGTGTGATGAGAACCGGAAAAACCGCCGGGTTGCTTGCTGTATTAATGTTGTGTGCGGCACTTTTCAGTGCTTCTATTGTTTCTGCGGCTGAAATAAGCCTTAGTTATGCCAACTTCCCGCCAGCTAAAACTTTTCCCTGTGTCCAGATGGAACGCTGGAAACAGGAAGTGGAAAAAAGAACAGCAGGCAAAGTTCAGGTTCAGACTTATCCCGGTTCAACCCTGCTCGGTGCCAAGAATACCCTGCGCGGTGTAATGCAGGGACAGGCTGATATCGGTTGTGTAAGCCTTGCCTACCATCCGGGCGTGTTCCCTCTCTGTTCCGTGTTTGAGCTTCCACTTGGGTTCACGACTTCCACTTCAGCCAGCCTTGCTCTCTGGGATCTTTATACCAAGTACCAGCCCAAAGAATTTAAACGTTTCAAGGTGCTGACTATGTTTGCTTCCGCACCTTCCAATATCATGACCAAGGTTCCCGTGCGCAAACTTGACGATCTTAAGGGGCTTGAAGTCCGTGCTTCCGGCATCCTGTCAAAGATTTTGGAATCCCTTGGTGCCACTCCGGTTTCCATGCCTATGTCCGCCACTCCTGAAGCTCTGCAGAAAGGTGTGGTCAAAGGTTTGTTTTCCTCTTTTGAGGTTCTCAAGGACTTGAACTTTGCTGAAATTTGCCGTTATGAGACCGAAACCAACACTGCTGTTTATCCTTTTGCCATCATCATGAATATGAATTCTTGGAATTCCCTGCCTGATGATGTCAAAAAGGTACTTAACGACCTTGGCCGTGAGCAGGCTGAATGGACCGGTAAGTATATGGATGAACATGTGAAGCGTTCATTGGCTTGGGCCAAGGATAAGTATTCCATCGAGATGATTAAAATGTCTGATGCAGACATGCAGGCGATCAAGGATAAGACCCTGCCGCTGATCGAAGATTGGAAAACGAAAGCCGAAGCTAAAAGTGTGGACGGCGCAGCAGTTCTTTCCGACGTGGAAGAGCTTCGCGTTAAATATGAAGGCAAGTAGCTTATTTAAAGAATGTATGACCAAAGAGTCTCTCCGTCACTAGTGGCAGGGAGACTCTTGATATAATTATGATTGATTATCTTGAAAAAGCAGCTGTTTGGATATGCCGGATTCTGGCAGTAATTGCCGGGGCGGCATTGACCCTGATGATTTTACTGGCCTGTGCAAACATGGTGTCCCGCGCGGTTTGGATTCCGGTTAAGGGAACCTTTGAATTGATGGGCTTTCTCGGCGCGGTTACCGCTGGATTTTCGCTTGGATTTTCGCAGCTGCACCGCAGTCATATTGCAGTTGGGCTTTTGTTCAGGCATTTTCCCGCTCCTGTTCAGGTTGTGCTGGACGCATTGTCCGGTACGGTCTCCTGTGTGTTTTTTATCTTTTGTGCCAATGAGACCTATAAATGGG contains:
- a CDS encoding TRAP transporter substrate-binding protein, which codes for MRTGKTAGLLAVLMLCAALFSASIVSAAEISLSYANFPPAKTFPCVQMERWKQEVEKRTAGKVQVQTYPGSTLLGAKNTLRGVMQGQADIGCVSLAYHPGVFPLCSVFELPLGFTTSTSASLALWDLYTKYQPKEFKRFKVLTMFASAPSNIMTKVPVRKLDDLKGLEVRASGILSKILESLGATPVSMPMSATPEALQKGVVKGLFSSFEVLKDLNFAEICRYETETNTAVYPFAIIMNMNSWNSLPDDVKKVLNDLGREQAEWTGKYMDEHVKRSLAWAKDKYSIEMIKMSDADMQAIKDKTLPLIEDWKTKAEAKSVDGAAVLSDVEELRVKYEGK
- a CDS encoding TRAP transporter small permease; its protein translation is MIDYLEKAAVWICRILAVIAGAALTLMILLACANMVSRAVWIPVKGTFELMGFLGAVTAGFSLGFSQLHRSHIAVGLLFRHFPAPVQVVLDALSGTVSCVFFIFCANETYKWGMFLYDLEEVSETLGIHFYPFVFAVAFGCVAMSFVIMLDILRILRGKEPLKPA